A DNA window from Naumovozyma dairenensis CBS 421 chromosome 7, complete genome contains the following coding sequences:
- the RFU1 gene encoding Rfu1p (similar to Saccharomyces cerevisiae YLR073C; ancestral locus Anc_8.13), with translation MKSTTQLAAEARDYKFNPAIPLRIYLKTCVNILNKAQTAFQSRDLSLAYTFYFRYVDLCTNKLSKHPEFIISSNGNSESMELSLYRQEYLQLIKLEVPAVLRIIEDLQRQIDLQYNQHQLSLAKNIAKPMHHHHHQIRRNSIEGGEECTARQRQLLPPTFNESRFNQSISFLRETSLSLNKNKSQNHNTLEEDRDGKPILHYPELPQLSFPTF, from the coding sequence atgaagtcAACTACTCAATTGGCTGCTGAAGCCAGAGATTATAAATTCAATCCTGCAATTCCATTAAGGATATATTTAAAGACATGTGTGAACATTCTTAATAAAGCACAAACGGCATTCCAATCTCGAGATCTTTCATTAGCATATACATTTTATTTCAGATATGTTGATTTATGTAccaataaattatcaaaacaTCCTGAATTTATCATATCGTCTAATGGGAATTCCGAATCGATGGAATTATCACTTTATAGAcaagaatatttacaattaataaaattagaaGTCCCTGCTGTCTTAAGGATAATAGAAGACTTACAACGACAAATTGATCTACAATATAATCAACACCAATTATCGTTGGCCAAAAATATTGCTAAACCAatgcatcatcatcatcatcagataAGAAGGAATTCAATAGAAGGCGGTGAAGAATGTACAGCTAGACAGAGGCAATTACTGCCGCCAACATTCAATGAAAGTCGtttcaatcaatcaatttcttttctcaGGGAaacttcattatcattaaataagaataaatcACAAAATCATAATACACTCGAGGAAGATAGAGACGGGAAACCAATTCTTCACTATCCAGAATTACCTCAATTGAGTTTCCCAACATTTTAA
- the NDAI0G01680 gene encoding alpha,alpha-trehalase (similar to Saccharomyces cerevisiae NTH2 (YBR001C) and NTH1 (YDR001C); ancestral locus Anc_3.205) has product MLSPTAAAEQNDRARTYRRHRRMSSLSEFNDPFSNAEIYYGPITDPRKQPTRPFLSSSSQGPNNSSAPSILANKNTISFPGSLTTTTTTTKSSAASTSPTSPTTAPPPPLTSSQTAALLSSRKLNRTRTMSVFGNVSDFKKGSINEYNLKRRGSEDDSYLAAKGNRRFFIEDVDKTLEELLAREDTDKNYQITIEDKGPKVIKIGTANSNGYKSVNVRGTYMISNLLQELTIAKSFGRHQVFLDEARLNENPVNRLSRLISNQFWNTLTRRVDLYSVGEIAMDTKIDAPGAKNPRIYVPYNCPDQYEFYIQASQMNPSLKLEVEYLPKDITPEYVKSLNGTPGLLALAMEEHFNPSTGEKSLIGFPYAVPGGRFNELYGWDSYMMALGLIESNKVDVAKGMVEHFIFEIEHYGKILNANRSYYLCRSQPPFLTDMALEVFKKIGGDNNPNAVDLLKRAFKAAIKEYKSVWCSEPRLDPITKLSCYHPNGLGIPPETEPDHFDTILLPFTRKYNVSLEEFREMYNDGKIHEPQLDEFFLHDRGVRESGHDTTYRFEGVCAYLATIDLNALLYKYECDIADVIEKYFDNKFHDTNDGTTTNSEHWRHLASIRQKKINKYMWDEESGFFFDYNVKAKQRTSYESATTFWALWAGLATTEQAEIMVKKALPKLEMLGGLVACTESSRGPISINRPVRQWDYPFGWAPHQILAWEGLSNYDYKDIATRLSYRWLYMMTKAFVDYNGIVVEKYDVTRGVDPHRVEAEYGNQGADFKGVATEGFGWVNASYLLGSKYMNNHARKALGTCIPPQPFFNSLKGEEKKLYGL; this is encoded by the coding sequence ATGTTGTCACCAACCGCTGCCGCAGAACAAAATGATAGAGCAAGAACTTATCGCCGTCACAGAAGAATGTCATCCCTAAGCGAATTTAATGATCCATTCTCAAACGCTGAAATATATTACGGCCCAATCACTGATCCAAGGAAACAACCAACAAGACCATtcttatcttcttcatctcAAGGTCCAAACAACTCCAGTGCTCCCTCTATACTTGCAAACAAAAACACTATAAGCTTCCCCGGATCTctcacaacaacaacaacaacaacaaagagTTCCGCCGCTTCAACATCTCCAACTTCTCCCACTACTGCTCCACCACCACCTCTTACCTCATCTCAAACTGCCGCTCTATTatcttcaagaaaattaaacagaacaagaacaatgAGTGTCTTTGGTAACGTCTCAGATTTCAAAAAAGGTTCCATAAACGAATACAACTTGAAACGTCGTGGTTCAGAAGATGATTCATACCTAGCAGCAAAAGGTAACAGAAGATTCTTTATAGAAGATGTAGATAAAACTTTAGAAGAACTACTAGCAAGAGAAGATACTgacaaaaattatcaaatcaCCATTGAAGATAAAGGTCCTAAAGTTATTAAAATCGGTACTGCTAATTCAAACGGGTACAAATCTGTTAACGTAAGAGGAACATATATGATCTCTAATTTGTTACAAGAATTAACCATCGCAAAAAGTTTCGGAAGACATCAAGTCTTCCTAGATGAAGCTAGATTGAATGAAAATCCAGTCAATAGATTATCAAGATTGATCTCAAACCAATTTTGGAACACTCTAACAAGAAGAGTTGATTTATATAGTGTCGGAGAAATAGCAATGGATACAAAGATTGATGCTCCAGGAGCAAAAAATCCAAGAATTTATGTCCCATATAATTGTCCCGATCAATACGAATTTTACATTCAAGCTTCTCAAATGAATCCatctttgaaattagaaGTGGAATATTTACCAAAGGATATAACTCCTGAATACGTTAAATCTTTGAATGGTACTCCAGGGTTACTTGCATTGGCAATGGAGGAACATTTTAATCCATCCACTGGtgaaaaatctttaattgGATTCCCATATGCAGTACCAGGTGGTAGATTTAATGAACTATATGGTTGGGATTCATACATGATGGCTTTAGGTCTTATAGAAAGTAATAAAGTTGACGTAGCAAAGGGGATGGTAGaacatttcatttttgaaattgaacattatgggaaaatattaaacGCAAATAGATCTTATTACCTTTGTAGATCACAACCTCCATTCTTAACTGATATGGCATTAGAAGtcttcaagaaaattgGGGGGGATAATAATCCAAATGCAGTGgatcttttgaaaagagCATTCAAAGCCGctataaaagaatataaatcTGTTTGGTGCTCTGAACCAAGATTAGACCCAATAACTAAACTATCATGTTATCATCCAAATGGATTAGGGATACCACCAGAAACTGAACCTGATCATTTTGATACTATATTATTACCCTTCACAAGGAAATATAACGTTTCATTAGAAGAATTTAGAGAAATGTATAACGATGGGAAAATTCATGAACCTCAATTAGATGAATTCTTTTTACATGATAGAGGTGTTAGAGAATCGGGTCATGATACTACATATAGATTTGAAGGTGTTTGTGCATATTTGGCCACTATCGATTTAAACGCccttttatataaatatgaatgTGACATTGCCGAtgtcattgaaaaatatttcgaTAATAAATTCCATGATACAAATGATGGTACTACCACAAATTCAGAACATTGGAGACATTTAGCCAGCATAagacaaaagaaaattaataaatatatgtgGGATGAAGAATCTGGATTCTTTTTCGATTATAATGTGAAAGCTAAACAAAGAACTTCATATGAATCTGCTACAACATTTTGGGCCTTATGGGCTGGTTTAGCCACAACTGAACAAGCAGAAATCATGGTGAAAAAGGCTTTACCCAAATTGGAAATGTTAGGTGGTCTTGTAGCATGTACCGAGAGTTCAAGAGGTccaatttcaattaataGACCAGTAAGACAATGGGATTATCCATTTGGTTGGGCTCCTCATCAAATATTGGCATGGGAAGGTTTATCCAACTATGACTATAAAGATATAGCAACAAGATTATCATATAGATGGCTTTATATGATGACAAAGGCATTTGTGGATTATAATGGGATCGTTGTAGAGAAATATGATGTGACAAGAGGTGTGGATCCACATAGAGTGGAAGCTGAATATGGTAATCAAGGTGCTGATTTTAAAGGTGTTGCCACTGAAGGGTTCGGTTGGGTTAATGCAAGTTATTTATTAGGCTCCaaatatatgaataatCATGCAAGAAAGGCATTAGGGACATGTATTCCTCCACAACCTTTCTTTAACAGTTTGAAAggtgaagaaaaaaaattatacgGTCTTTGA
- the FMP32 gene encoding Fmp32p (similar to Saccharomyces cerevisiae YFL046W; ancestral locus Anc_8.8) codes for MLKLLGPHHNKLLSPTVRRCFHQNTRLFNDFETVHVSNTNNYKNILMEQGKFTHEQSSAIVNLMSDAIKGGVVHVSKDLAKRERLTQLTYQQRVDFAKLKDQLLSADRNEFHNIQNEYERIKNDLEKLRNKLKEEITKANAGFKLDLSLEKGRIREESSHHNLQIKEIDSRIDQEVSNMKMQIDSVKTQVMQWLIGVCTGTFALVLAYIRLLS; via the coding sequence ATGCTAAAACTTCTAGGGCCCCATCATAATAAACTACTTTCACCAACTGTAAGAAGATGTTTCCATCAAAATACTCGTctatttaatgatttcgAAACTGTTCATGTTTCTAATACAAACAATtataagaatatattgatgGAACAAGGTAAATTCACACATGAGCAATCTAGCGCAATTGTGAATTTGATGAGTGATGCAATTAAAGGTGGCGTGGTTCATGTTTCTAAAGATTTAGCTAAAAGAGAAAGATTAACTCAATTAACTTACCAACAAAGGGTCGATTTTGCTAAACTGAAGGACCAATTACTAAGTGCGGATAGGAATGAGTttcataatattcaaaatgaatACGAGAGAATAAAGAATGATTTGGAGAAATTAAggaataaattgaaagaggAGATTACGAAGGCAAATGCCGGATTTAAACTAGATTTATCGTTGGAAAAGGGTAGGATAAGGGAAGAAAGTAGTCATCATAACTTacaaattaaagaaattgattcaaGGATAGATCAAGAAGTATCTAATATGAAAATGCAAATTGATTCCGTCAAGACTCAAGTTATGCAATGGTTGATTGGTGTATGTACTGGTACATTTGCATTAGTACTCGCCTATATAAGACTATTATCTTAA
- the FET5 gene encoding ferroxidase FET5 (similar to Saccharomyces cerevisiae FET5 (YFL041W); ancestral locus Anc_8.17) produces the protein MHLSYWHSHLLIFITLASTFFNVTLAKTRQFNFTASWITAKPDGIHEKKMIGFNGKWPPPDIHVNKGDRIELYLTNGFQDNHTVTSLHFHGMFQNSTFDDNQNLMDGPSMVTQCPIVPGQTYLYNFTTGDQIGTYWYHAHHSAQYGDGMRAALIIHDDDIQQPFQYDKEFVIGISDLYWKPYDQVTDKFLSRYNPTGAEPIPDLFLFNNTVNETLHFETNKTYLLRFINMGLFVSQYISLEDHQFTIVEVDGMYVKPNITDVLYLAAAQRMSVLVKSKETDPGKNFALMQIVDQTMLDAIPPNLPLNMTNQVAYGDDYSKPHSIIPQDFEKLATNDFYLEPYYDNHYQVFKDYDQQIVLDVRMRNLGDGIKYAFFNNISFVDPKIPILTTILTSGKLADDPRIYGENVNPFFFKKNQIIEVVLNNYDTGRHPFHLHGHNFQIVQKSNGFHIDEQFPEELQDEMTVPYNESNPLMPIPEIPMIRDTVVLEPNGHVVLRFKADNPGVWYFHCHVDWHLQQGLAAVFIEDPFALQRQNSLTDNYKDICSAANIANEGNAAGNYEDWFDLDGLPRQPDPLPEGFTLKGYIAFAISTLCGIWGLYTITKYGMFEDIPDNESLYTTLKTIIEENEISVK, from the coding sequence ATGCATTTATCATATTGGCACTCACATCTACTAATATTCATAACACTCGCATCCACTTTCTTCAATGTAACTCTTGCAAAGACTCGCCAGTTTAATTTCACAGCTTCATGGATAACAGCCAAACCAGATGGTATtcatgaaaagaaaatgattgGGTTCAACGGTAAATGGCCACCACCAGATATTCATGTAAATAAAGGAGATAGAATTGAATTGTATTTAACCAATGGATTCCAAGATAATCATACAGTCACCTCATTACATTTCCATGGAATGTTCCAAAACTCTacatttgatgataatcAAAACTTAATGGATGGGCCTTCTATGGTAACTCAATGTCCCATCGTACCTGGTCAAActtatttatataatttcaCCACAGGCGACCAGATTGGGACATATTGGTATCATGCTCATCACTCTGCTCAATACGGTGATGGTATGAGAGCTGCTCTTATTATccatgatgatgatatacAGCAGCCTTTCCAATATGACAAGGAATTTGTTATCGGAATATCGGATTTGTATTGGAAACCTTACGATCAAGTTACAGataaatttctttcaaGATATAACCCAACGGGCGCAGAACCAATCCCTGATTTATTTCTCTTCAATAATACTGTAAATGAAACTTTACATTTTGAAACTAACAAGACTTATTTGTtaagatttattaatatgGGATTATTCGTTTCGCAATATATTTCTCTAGAGGATCATCAGTTCACTATCGTGGAAGTCGATGGCATGTACGTGAAACCAAATATTACAGACGTATTATATCTCGCTGCAGCACAAAGAATGAGCGTTCTAGTTAAGAGTAAAGAGACCGATCCGGGCAAGAATTTCGCTCTAATGCAAATAGTTGACCAAACGATGTTAGATGCGATACCTCCAAATCTTCCATTAAATATGACAAATCAAGTTGCTTACGGTGATGATTATTCAAAACCACATTCAATAATTCCACAggattttgaaaaattagcAACAAATGATTTTTACTTAGAACCATATTATGATAATCATTATCAAGTGTTTAAAGATTATGATCAACAAATTGTATTAGACGTTAGAATGAGGAATCTTGGTGATGGTATTAAATACgcatttttcaataacatAAGCTTTGTTGACCCGAAAATTCCAATCTTAACTACTATATTAACATCAGGGAAATTGGCCGATGATCCACGTATATATGGTGAGAACGTCAATCCATTCtttttcaagaagaatcaaattattgaagTTGTTCTAAATAATTATGATACAGGTCGACATCCTTTCCATTTACACGGTCATAATTTCCAAATAGTTCAAAAATCAAATGGTTTCCATATCGATGAACAATTCCCCGAAGAACTACAAGATGAAATGACCGTTCCTTATAATGAATCCAATCCATTAATGCCAATTCCTGAAATACCAATGATTAGAGACACTGTAGTATTGGAACCTAACGGTCATGTTGTACTTAGATTTAAAGCGGATAATCCTGGTGTTTGGTATTTCCATTGTCATGTAGATTGGCATTTACAGCAGGGGCTTGCTGCGGTTTTCATTGAAGATCCATTCGCTTTACAAAGGcaaaattcattaactGATAATTATAAAGATATTTGTAGCGCCGCTAATATTGCTAATGAGGGGAATGCTGCTGGGAATTATGAGGATTGGTTTGATTTAGATGGCTTACCAAGACAACCAGATCCATTGCCTGAAGGGTTTACATTAAAGGGCTATATTGCATTTGCAATTAGTACATTATGTGGTATATGGGGACTCTATACAATCACGAAATATGGTATGTTTGAAGATATTCCAGATAATGAAAGTCTGTACACTACTCTGAAAAcaatcattgaagaaaatgaaatttcagtaaaataa
- the LAM5 gene encoding Lam5p (similar to Saccharomyces cerevisiae YFL042C and YLR072W; ancestral locus Anc_8.14), translating to MSDSNSDSDFDNWEPVSEIEKNTSTRDVVSGTKTDDITNGEQGESLEEAFQFPPSNNDDTKVDSSSIATSGSTARNKKVEDKQLQDESNNVKTEERNVKNKADLSIDTSISNESDTSPSRISISSPSFISEMFSSFRAPSTNLISTTNDGLTNSQPVKSPTSPNIISHRREQSISSKRKANRNRRVSSVSSQLSNNTINSNLTMSSTTAGNIQEDMATTATPSSSSGIIVESPLQKAEKPKEVIEHLNNMSSSSSLTATPPSTATAAAASYDTKLYKDTKFLDTTYRYASDERNQEFHSLFPQVPEDDNLLDEFNCSLSKEFLYQGKLYISESFLCFNSKMLTWVAKEMIPFDKIVFFQKTSTAGLFNNAISIELDNDTKVQFNGFNSRDYTYDFIKDIWSKNLLSEEEGGHECKELLDLEPTSPSPTPNNEKESIDGIANENENTESISKNKREIETHSSIRQKTVFKFKPNLDFQYDGPHYFHETKFPYSPEDNNEYVLTELELSAPPGIIFEMMFSELNHSYVFKYLKSQDSSKISKFTKFNPSTDTIEDGESTHLSRTYNYEKALHFPAGPKSTTCYTTETIIHKDFKDYIMVINSTKTPNVPSGNNFQTQTRFMFRWASETRCIMKISFWIEWSGSSWIKSMVESNCKTTQIAATKDIIKIIQEFTTENVIEVEEEVIESKNIVPKTIDNIPSKPEKSVYPQTAIATTANITDTNNDITKLLLVIGILLLLLNITYQRRLNKSINEIKNILQAEKRNRQ from the coding sequence ATGTCCGATTCAAATTCTGATTCAGATTTCGATAATTGGGAACCTGTATCCGAAATCGAGAAGAATACTAGTACCAGAGATGTGGTAAGTGGTACAAAAACTGATGATATAACGAATGGAGAACAAGGAGAGAGTTTAGAAGAAgcttttcaatttcctccttcaaataatgatgatactaaAGTTGATTCATCTTCTATTGCAACTTCTGGCTCTACAGCAAGGAATAAGAAGGTTGAGGACAAGCAACTTCAGGatgaatcaaataatgTTAAGACTGAGGAACGTAATGTGAAAAATAAGGCTGATTTATCAATTGATACTTCCATATCTAACGAATCAGATACATCACCGTcaagaatttcaatatcttcacCTTCTTTCATTAGCGAAATGTTTTCATCTTTTAGAGCACCTTCTACCAATCTTATAAGCACGACAAATGATGGTCTAACGAATTCTCAACCGGTTAAATCACCTACTTCTCCAAATATCATATCTCATAGGAGAGAACAGTCCATAAGTTCCAAAAGGAAGGCTAATAGAAACAGAAGAGTGAGTAGTGTAAGCAGTCAATTAAGCAATAACACTATAAATTCAAACCTGACAATGtcatcaacaacagcagGGAATATACAAGAGGATATGGCAACAACTGCGACAccgtcatcatcatctggTATAATCGTTGAATCGCCATTACAAAAAGCCGAGAAACCAAAAGAAGTCATTGAACATCTAAATAACatgtcatcatcatcatcacttACCGCGACTCCACCCTCCACAGCTACTGCAGCAGCAGCATCATACGATACAAAATTGTACAAAGATACAAAATTTCTAGATACCACTTACAGGTACGCATCAGATGAAAGAAACCAAGAATTCCATAGTCTGTTCCCACAAGTCCCAGAGGATGATAACCTTCTagatgaatttaattgCTCATTGAGTAAAGAATTCCTATACCAAGGGAAATTGTACATATCAGAATCGTTCCTATGTTTTAATTCCAAGATGTTGACATGGGTTGCAAAGGAAATGATACCATTCGATAAGATTgtcttttttcaaaagacTTCCACAGCTGGGTTGTTTAATAACGCAATTTCCATTGAATTAGATAATGATACAAAAGTCCAATTTAATGGGTTCAATTCAAGAGATTATACATACgatttcattaaagatATCTGGTCGAAAAATTTACTATCTGAGGAAGAAGGTGGTCATGAATGTAAAGAATTGTTAGATTTGGAACCCACTTCGCCGTCACCAACACCTAATAACGAGAAAGAATCGATAGATGGAATCgcaaatgaaaatgaaaatacaGAAAGCATTTCCAAGAATAAGAGAGAAATAGAGACACACTCTTCAATAAGGCAAAAAACCGTGTTTAAATTTAAGCCAAATTTAGATTTCCAATATGATGGACCACATTATTTCCATGAAACTAAATTCCCATATTCTCcagaagataataatgaatatgttTTAACAGAATTGGAATTATCAGCCCCCCCTggtataatttttgaaatgaTGTTTAGTGAACTCAATCATTCCTAcgttttcaaatatttgaaatcacAAGATTCATCAAAGATTTCCAAATTCACTAAGTTTAATCCCTCGACAGATACAATTGAAGACGGTGAATCAACCCACTTATCACGTACGTATAATTATGAAAAGGCATTACATTTCCCAGCTGGTCCCAAATCTACAACATGCTATACTACAGAAACGATAATACATAAAGATTTCAAGGATTATATAATGGTAATCAATTCCACAAAGACCCCAAATGTCCCAAGtggtaataatttccaaaCTCAAACTAGATTCATGTTTAGATGGGCATCAGAGACAAGATgtataatgaaaatatcattttggATTGAATGGAGTGGATCTAGTTGGATTAAATCGATGGTCGAATCTAATTGTAAAACTACACAAATTGCAGCAACAAAGgatataattaaaattattcaagagTTTACTACTGAAAATGTTATTGaagtagaagaagaggTTATTGAATCGAAGAATATTGTACCTAAGACGATTGACAATATACCGAGTAAGCCTGAAAAATCAGTCTATCCGCAAACGGCAATTGCCACAACAGCAAATATTACTGatactaataatgatattacGAAGTTGCTATTGGTAAtaggaatattattattattattgaatataacTTACCAAAGAAGACTGaataaatcaatcaatgaaataaaaaatatattgcAAGCggaaaaaagaaatcgGCAATAA
- the SPC3 gene encoding signal peptidase complex subunit SPC3 (similar to Saccharomyces cerevisiae SPC3 (YLR066W); ancestral locus Anc_8.21), with translation MFSLSQRFQVVTNQAVTVGIFIVAFIVGSSWFHLYQNDVFNSAKSTISNIKPSINIRTSRYYGSTNGKAKENLKVSFDLSTDLSPLFNWNTKQVFVYLTASYNGSSTVNEVTFWDKIIEDKNDAVLELNNEKSKYAVWDLENGFSGKELQFNLHWNIQPWVGGLLYGQTNGIYHVIIPEKEKKPENSSGEEQENDSSVAKKKLKRARKQQKAN, from the coding sequence ATGTTTTCTCTATCTCAACGTTTTCAAGTGGTCACTAATCAGGCAGTTACCGTCGGTATTTTCATTGTTGCATTCATTGTAGGGTCATCATGGTTTCATCTATATCAAAATGATGTTTTCAATTCAGcaaaatcaacaatttcTAATATAAAACCATCCATAAACATTAGAACAAGCAGATATTATGGATCTACTAATGGTAAGGCTAAGGAAAACTTAAAAGTTTCCTTCGATTTAAGTACTGATTTATCGCCATTGTTTAATTGGAACACAAAACAAGTTTTTGTTTACTTGACAGCTTCATATAATGGTTCCTCCACTGTTAATGAAGTTACCTTTTGGGACAAGATTATTGAGGACAAGAATGATGCCGTTTTGGAActaaataatgaaaaatctaaATACGCTGTTTGGGATCTAGAAAATGGTTTCTCTGGTAAGGAATTACAATTTAATTTACATTGGAATATTCAACCTTGGGTTGGTGGTTTGCTTTATGGTCAAACTAACGGAATTTATCATGTTATAATACCTGAAAAGGAGAAAAAGCCAGAAAACTCTAGCGGAgaggaacaagaaaatgattCTTCAGTTgcaaaaaagaaacttaAGAGAGCAAGAAAGCAACAAAAGGCAAACTAA
- the YRB1 gene encoding Ran GTPase-binding protein YRB1 (similar to Saccharomyces cerevisiae YRB1 (YDR002W); ancestral locus Anc_3.204), translated as MSEEKTTPSTTPATTTSGSDAQKPPSSAIFSMFGGKKDTDAEKEEGEEGLMKKKKKKIKKLKRRQKTNDEDDAPESPDVHFEPIVHLEKVDVKTMEENEKTLFKIRAKLFRFDSENKEWKERGTGDCKFLQNEQTKKVRLLMRRDKTLKVCANHIIAPEYELKPNVGSDRSWVYTCTADVAEGPAEAFTFAIRFGSKENADKFKAEFEKAQELNK; from the coding sequence ATGTCAGAAGAAAAGACTACACCATCTACTACTCCAGCCACCACTACCAGTGGATCTGATGCTCAAAAACCACCATCATCTGCCATCTTCTCCATGTTCGGTGGTAAGAAAGACACTGATGctgaaaaagaagaaggagaagaaggactaatgaagaagaagaaaaagaagataaagaaactaaaaagaagacaaaaaactaatgatgaagatgatgctCCAGAATCTCCAGATGTTCATTTTGAACCAATCGTTCATCTTGAAAAAGTTGACGTGAAAACtatggaagaaaatgaaaaaacacttttcaaaattagaGCTAAGTTATTTAGATTCGAttcagaaaataaagaatggAAAGAAAGAGGTACTGGTGATTGTAAATTTCtacaaaatgaacaaaCTAAAAAAGTTAGATTATTAATGAGAAGAGATAAGACTTTGAAAGTTTGCGCTAATCATATTATCGCTCCAGAATATGAATTGAAACCAAATGTGGGATCTGATAGATCTTGGGTTTATACTTGTACAGCAGATGTAGCTGAAGGACCTGCTGAAGCTTTCACTTTTGCGATTAGGTTCGGTTCTAAGGAAAACGCTGATAAGTTCAAAGCTGAATTCGAAAAAGCTCAAGaattaaacaaataa
- the SEC53 gene encoding phosphomannomutase SEC53 (similar to Saccharomyces cerevisiae SEC53 (YFL045C); ancestral locus Anc_8.9), which yields MSDFAYKEKPDTLVLFDVDGTLTPARLTVSDEVRDTLVKLRKKVVIGFVGGSDLSKQLEQLGPNVLSEFDYAFSENGLTAYRLGEQLASQSFINWIGEEEYNKLAVFILRYLSELDLPKRRGTFLEFRNGMINVSPIGRNASTEERNEFERYDKEHQIRAKFVNALREKFGHLGLTFSIGGQISFDVFPTGWDKTYCLQHVEKDGFKEIHFFGDKTTEGGNDYEIYVDDRTVGHSVKNPSETVAVLKELFDL from the coding sequence ATGTCAGACTTCGCTTACAAGGAAAAACCAGACACTTTGGTCTTATTCGATGTTGATGGTACTTTAACGCCAGCTAGATTAACTGTTTCTGATGAAGTTAGAGACACTTTAGTAAAGCTAAGAAAGAAGGTTGTTATTGGTTTCGTTGGTGGCTCAGATTTAAGTAAACAATTGGAACAATTAGGTCCAAATGTCCTAAGTGAATTCGATTACGCTTTCTCTGAAAATGGGTTGACTGCTTATAGATTAGGTGAGCAATTAGCTTCTCAATCTTTCATCAACTGGAttggtgaagaagaatataataaattagcTGTCTTCATTCTGAGGTATTTATCTGAACTTGATTTACCAAAGAGAAGAGGTACTTTCTTAGAATTCAGAAACGGTATGATTAACGTTTCTCCAATTGGTAGAAATGCTTCCACTGAAGAAcgtaatgaatttgaaagatacGATAAAGAACATCAAATTAGAGCCAAATTCGTTAACGCTTTGAGAGAAAAATTCGGCCATTTAGGTTTAACTTTCTCCATTGGTGGTCAAATTTCATTCGATGTCTTCCCAACTGGTTGGGATAAGACTTACTGTCTACAACACGTTGAAAAAGATGGctttaaagaaattcattTCTTCGGGGACAAAACTACTGAAGGTGGTAACGATTATGAAATTTACGTTGATGATAGAACTGTTGGTCACTCCGTTAAGAACCCATCTGAAACTGTTGCTGTCTTAAAGGAATTATTCGACTTATAA